The following proteins are encoded in a genomic region of Haloarcula marina:
- a CDS encoding iron-containing alcohol dehydrogenase family protein, with amino-acid sequence MPGQLPDDAPPFRFEYDSATLRYGPNCVAALGDELAELDCDRALVVTGSTVGSTPAVMDPVEDGLGESLASVFAETTPAKRLGTAYDALAAYERHDADAIVSVGGGSSLDVAKVLAVLVATDRDPDAVGEAFVETGTLPIPESGLPPILAVPTTLAGADLSMVAGVTADPATCPVGEPASGGISDPQLMPTAVCYDPELLATTPRNVLAASAMNGFDKGVETLYASNATPVTDATAMRGLSLLRDGLLAFGDGEESDAVYRTLARGIVLVQYGISRPGETTLSLIHAFGHGLTRTYPVQQGAAHAIVAPHALDCVFDAVDGRRDLLAEAFDVSDAEDPADAVVDSVAAVADALDLPTRLRDVDGPTREEFPAVAEAVLADSFMANAPDEFDPTREDIEAVLDAAW; translated from the coding sequence ATGCCCGGACAACTCCCGGACGACGCGCCCCCGTTCCGGTTCGAGTACGACTCCGCGACGCTCCGTTACGGCCCGAACTGCGTGGCGGCGCTGGGCGACGAACTGGCCGAACTCGACTGCGACCGGGCGCTCGTCGTCACCGGGTCGACCGTCGGGTCGACGCCTGCGGTGATGGACCCCGTCGAAGACGGCCTCGGTGAGTCGCTCGCGAGCGTCTTCGCCGAGACGACACCCGCAAAACGATTGGGGACGGCCTACGACGCGCTGGCGGCCTACGAACGTCACGACGCGGACGCCATCGTCAGCGTCGGCGGCGGTAGTAGCCTCGACGTGGCGAAAGTGCTCGCCGTACTGGTCGCGACCGACCGCGACCCTGACGCCGTCGGCGAGGCGTTCGTCGAGACGGGAACGCTCCCGATTCCGGAGAGCGGTCTGCCCCCGATTCTCGCCGTCCCGACGACGCTCGCCGGGGCCGACCTCTCGATGGTCGCGGGCGTCACCGCCGACCCGGCGACGTGCCCAGTCGGGGAACCGGCCAGCGGCGGCATCTCCGACCCGCAACTGATGCCCACGGCGGTGTGTTACGACCCGGAACTCCTCGCGACCACACCCCGAAACGTCCTCGCCGCTTCCGCGATGAACGGCTTCGACAAAGGCGTCGAAACGCTGTACGCGAGCAACGCGACGCCGGTGACCGACGCCACGGCGATGCGCGGCCTCTCGCTGTTACGGGACGGTCTGCTGGCCTTCGGCGACGGCGAGGAGAGCGACGCCGTGTACCGGACGCTCGCGCGCGGCATCGTGCTCGTCCAGTACGGTATCTCCCGACCCGGTGAGACGACGCTCTCGCTGATTCACGCCTTCGGCCACGGGCTGACCCGAACGTACCCGGTCCAGCAGGGCGCGGCCCACGCCATCGTCGCGCCCCACGCCCTCGACTGCGTGTTCGACGCCGTCGACGGCCGCCGGGACCTGTTGGCAGAAGCGTTCGACGTGTCCGACGCCGAGGACCCCGCCGACGCCGTCGTCGACAGCGTGGCCGCGGTCGCCGACGCGCTGGACCTGCCCACCCGCCTGCGGGACGTGGACGGCCCCACACGCGAGGAGTTCCCCGCCGTCGCGGAGGCGGTCCTCGCCGACTCGTTCATGGCGAACGCCCCCGATGAGTTCGACCCGACGCGCGAAGACATCGAGGCGGTTCTCGACGCGGCGTGGTGA
- a CDS encoding translation initiation factor eIF-1A, with amino-acid sequence MSEDTGRRNLRMPTSDEMFAVVTEHLGGNHVRILCEDGVTRLGRIPGRMKFRTWINEDDIVLAEPWDWQDEKANIEWRYEGQDADQLRAEGHIDSLTA; translated from the coding sequence GTGAGCGAAGATACAGGGCGGCGGAACCTCCGCATGCCTACAAGTGACGAGATGTTTGCAGTCGTAACAGAACACCTCGGCGGCAACCACGTCCGCATCCTCTGTGAGGACGGCGTGACCCGCCTCGGGCGCATCCCTGGCCGGATGAAATTCCGGACGTGGATTAACGAGGACGACATCGTGCTGGCCGAACCGTGGGACTGGCAGGACGAGAAGGCCAACATCGAGTGGCGCTACGAGGGGCAGGACGCCGACCAGCTCCGCGCTGAGGGCCACATCGACTCCCTGACTGCCTGA
- a CDS encoding ABC transporter ATP-binding protein: MNDDEPNADTATPRVRIHGIGKQYDGTNGLVRALDGVSFDVTAGEFVCIVGPSGCGKTTLFRIIAGLEDPTSGTVFLDGDSVDGPGPDLGLVFQEYHLFPWLTVAENVGFGLETQGVEKDERTRRVQSLVDLVGLGGFEDTYPRDLSGGMKQRTALARALAMDPGLLLMDEPFGAVDAQTKKMLQDELLDIWTETGKTILFVTHDVDEAVKLADRVVVMGKEPGHVREIIDVDIERPRSRADDDFDTIYQRILNLIQN, encoded by the coding sequence ATGAACGACGACGAACCGAACGCCGACACAGCGACGCCGCGCGTCCGTATCCACGGCATCGGCAAGCAGTACGACGGGACCAACGGCCTCGTCCGAGCGCTGGACGGTGTCTCCTTCGACGTTACCGCCGGGGAGTTCGTCTGTATCGTCGGCCCCTCCGGGTGTGGCAAGACCACCCTATTCCGCATCATCGCCGGACTGGAGGACCCGACCAGCGGCACCGTGTTCCTCGACGGCGACTCCGTCGACGGACCCGGTCCCGACCTCGGTCTCGTCTTCCAGGAGTACCACCTGTTCCCGTGGCTCACCGTCGCCGAAAACGTCGGCTTCGGTCTCGAAACGCAGGGCGTCGAGAAGGACGAGCGCACTCGTCGGGTCCAGTCGCTCGTCGACCTCGTCGGCCTCGGCGGGTTCGAAGACACCTACCCGCGCGACCTCTCGGGCGGCATGAAGCAACGAACGGCCCTCGCCCGCGCGCTCGCTATGGACCCCGGACTCCTCCTCATGGACGAACCGTTCGGTGCCGTCGACGCACAGACCAAGAAGATGCTCCAAGACGAACTGCTGGACATCTGGACCGAGACGGGCAAGACCATCCTCTTCGTCACTCACGACGTGGACGAAGCCGTCAAACTCGCCGACCGCGTCGTCGTCATGGGCAAGGAACCGGGTCACGTCCGCGAAATCATCGACGTCGACATCGAACGCCCCCGGTCGCGGGCCGACGACGACTTCGACACCATCTACCAACGCATTCTGAACCTCATCCAGAACTGA
- a CDS encoding DsrE family protein — MVRHDTDAYGTVFHVPESGREYAERAFRNVANLLDDETLDSDITVVCNGGGAGHVLASAVTAGTVETLVAEDVDVCVCRNSLDAADIDTSMLVDGVRVVPTAMGELTRRQSKGDAYIRP, encoded by the coding sequence ATGGTGCGCCACGACACCGACGCGTACGGAACCGTCTTTCACGTTCCCGAGAGCGGCCGGGAGTACGCAGAACGAGCGTTCAGGAACGTGGCGAATCTACTCGACGACGAGACACTCGATAGTGACATCACCGTGGTCTGCAACGGCGGCGGCGCCGGGCACGTTTTAGCGTCGGCTGTCACGGCAGGGACGGTCGAAACACTGGTTGCTGAGGATGTCGACGTGTGCGTGTGCCGTAACTCGCTCGACGCGGCGGACATCGATACGTCGATGCTGGTGGACGGTGTCCGAGTGGTACCGACAGCGATGGGTGAACTCACTCGCCGACAGTCGAAGGGAGACGCGTATATTCGACCCTAA
- a CDS encoding ABC transporter permease — protein sequence MAIDVTEEVDRSDESLVGAAADIDARGAARGLLGIAAFVLLWWLASLTQAPYVLPSPFTVATTFYGEATGGGMLTALGNSILHWVPGAVVGTGLGIAAGIALGWSPLVDDISSPVVRVLRPVPPLALIGFAIAWFGINHAGAAFIIAIGAFWINFYATYGGVEGVSEDLLDVARSLGVQGDFELIRSVVVPASLPEITTGVRTGIGRCWMLVVASEIFGVPGIGRRILRASNNLQVDVVITYILVLSLMFLLVDVAFRAFQRRALAWR from the coding sequence ATGGCTATCGACGTTACCGAAGAAGTCGACCGGTCCGACGAGTCACTCGTCGGCGCGGCGGCCGATATCGACGCCCGGGGCGCGGCCCGCGGACTCCTCGGCATCGCCGCGTTCGTCCTCCTGTGGTGGCTCGCGTCGCTGACGCAGGCGCCCTACGTCCTCCCGTCACCGTTCACTGTGGCGACGACGTTCTACGGCGAAGCCACGGGCGGCGGGATGCTCACCGCCCTCGGCAACAGCATTCTCCACTGGGTCCCCGGCGCCGTCGTCGGCACCGGACTGGGAATCGCAGCGGGCATCGCGCTCGGGTGGAGTCCCCTCGTCGACGACATCTCCTCGCCGGTCGTCCGCGTCCTTCGGCCCGTCCCGCCATTGGCGCTCATCGGCTTCGCTATCGCGTGGTTCGGCATCAATCACGCCGGGGCCGCGTTCATCATCGCCATCGGGGCGTTCTGGATCAACTTTTACGCGACGTACGGCGGCGTCGAAGGAGTCTCGGAGGACCTTCTCGACGTGGCCCGGAGCCTCGGCGTGCAAGGCGACTTCGAACTCATCCGCTCCGTCGTAGTTCCCGCGTCGCTCCCCGAGATTACTACCGGCGTCCGAACCGGTATCGGCCGCTGCTGGATGCTCGTCGTCGCCTCGGAGATTTTCGGCGTTCCCGGTATCGGCCGCCGCATCCTTCGCGCCTCGAACAACTTGCAGGTCGACGTAGTCATCACCTACATCCTCGTGTTGAGCCTGATGTTCCTGCTCGTAGACGTCGCGTTCCGCGCGTTCCAACGGAGGGCCCTCGCGTGGCGATGA
- a CDS encoding ABC transporter substrate-binding protein, producing MTERPTLSRRAYLAGTGAAATFGLTGCLGASGADSLSVAYMPIFPDLQYFVMESEGYLEEIDATIEGNEFTDGPAIVQAYGGGELDVAMFGIVPSMIVIDRGIPAKVTAANIKEPMAILAHDDLQALWEEHGSDAFAVWEEQKGQKFRFGTFPQGSVPDVLLRYWLSEQNVDTSAVDIIEINGANAVWQAIANGEVDGSSIMEPVPTRVSQADVPVSTFRLASEIMPGQPAAVTLMSDEIRGTDVAAQFLEQHVRATEFIQNNPEPTADIVESGIGMPADQALSALQGPLSTFVTDPSEIENGTQIFSEFAAQNGQIEQALSLDEIFDYGVYDSL from the coding sequence ATGACCGAACGACCGACACTCTCTCGGCGTGCGTATCTCGCTGGAACCGGCGCGGCCGCTACATTCGGCCTCACCGGATGCCTCGGTGCGAGCGGTGCCGACTCGCTCTCCGTCGCGTACATGCCAATCTTCCCCGACCTCCAGTACTTCGTGATGGAGTCCGAGGGCTATCTGGAGGAAATCGACGCGACGATAGAGGGCAACGAGTTCACGGACGGCCCCGCCATCGTCCAAGCCTACGGCGGCGGCGAACTCGACGTGGCGATGTTCGGCATCGTCCCGTCGATGATCGTCATCGACCGAGGGATTCCCGCCAAAGTCACCGCCGCGAACATCAAAGAGCCGATGGCTATCCTCGCCCACGACGACCTGCAGGCGCTGTGGGAAGAACACGGTTCCGACGCCTTCGCCGTCTGGGAAGAGCAGAAGGGACAGAAGTTCCGGTTCGGAACCTTCCCGCAGGGGTCCGTGCCCGACGTGCTCCTGCGCTACTGGCTCAGCGAACAGAACGTCGACACCTCGGCGGTCGACATCATCGAAATCAACGGTGCCAACGCCGTCTGGCAGGCCATCGCCAACGGGGAAGTCGACGGTTCCTCCATCATGGAACCGGTCCCGACTCGCGTCTCACAGGCGGACGTCCCCGTCTCCACGTTCCGACTCGCGAGCGAAATCATGCCGGGCCAACCCGCCGCCGTGACGCTCATGAGCGACGAGATTCGCGGCACGGACGTCGCCGCACAGTTCCTCGAACAGCACGTCCGCGCGACGGAGTTCATCCAGAACAATCCCGAACCGACCGCCGACATCGTCGAGTCCGGTATCGGGATGCCCGCCGACCAAGCGCTCTCGGCGTTGCAGGGTCCCCTCTCGACGTTCGTCACCGACCCAAGCGAAATCGAGAACGGCACGCAGATATTCTCGGAGTTCGCCGCCCAGAACGGACAGATAGAGCAGGCGCTATCGCTCGACGAGATATTCGACTACGGCGTTTACGACAGCCTATAG
- a CDS encoding ring-cleaving dioxygenase, translated as MSPETTGLHHVTAIAGDPQRNADFYVGVLGLRFVKRTVNHDDTGTYHFYFGDGEGTPGTNITFFPWTDRGRQGEFGAGQTQHTAYLIPEDAVEYWTERLESHGITVERTERFDETVLQFEDPDGIGLELVAADAETDAVPWPDGPVPEEHQLRGFYSVTLAVESVGPTAEILTDVLGYEHEATEDGRHRYRSAGGGFGSVLDVVETDQERGRMGVGTVHHVAFRAESTEEQAAYREAYIEKGLEPSEIIDRKYFHAIYAREPGGVLFEISTMGPGFTADEDFGELGESLTLPDWLEDEREAIEAQLPPFEGPNAPAE; from the coding sequence ATGTCACCCGAGACGACCGGGCTCCACCACGTGACTGCAATCGCCGGTGACCCACAGCGTAACGCCGACTTCTACGTCGGCGTCCTCGGCCTGCGGTTCGTGAAGCGGACGGTCAACCACGACGACACCGGGACGTACCACTTCTACTTCGGTGACGGCGAGGGCACGCCGGGGACGAACATCACCTTCTTCCCGTGGACCGACCGCGGACGACAGGGCGAATTCGGCGCGGGACAGACACAGCATACGGCCTACCTCATCCCCGAGGACGCCGTCGAGTACTGGACCGAGCGACTGGAGTCCCACGGAATCACCGTCGAGCGGACGGAGCGATTCGACGAGACGGTCCTCCAGTTCGAGGACCCCGACGGCATCGGACTGGAACTCGTCGCCGCCGATGCAGAGACGGACGCCGTGCCGTGGCCCGACGGCCCCGTCCCCGAGGAGCATCAGCTACGAGGGTTCTACTCGGTGACGCTGGCCGTCGAGTCGGTCGGGCCGACCGCGGAGATTCTCACCGACGTGCTCGGGTACGAACACGAGGCGACCGAGGACGGGCGACACCGCTACCGGAGCGCTGGCGGCGGGTTCGGGTCGGTCCTCGACGTGGTCGAGACGGACCAAGAGCGGGGGCGGATGGGCGTCGGCACGGTCCACCACGTCGCCTTCCGCGCGGAGAGCACCGAGGAGCAGGCGGCCTACCGCGAGGCGTATATCGAGAAGGGCCTCGAACCCAGCGAGATAATCGACCGGAAGTACTTCCACGCTATCTACGCCCGCGAACCCGGGGGCGTCCTCTTCGAGATCTCGACGATGGGGCCTGGCTTCACCGCCGACGAGGACTTCGGGGAACTCGGCGAATCGCTCACACTACCCGATTGGCTCGAAGACGAACGCGAGGCCATCGAAGCGCAACTCCCGCCGTTCGAGGGGCCGAACGCCCCCGCGGAGTGA
- a CDS encoding UPF0058 family protein, producing the protein MKKQELIHLHSLLAQVQHHYEAEAETSVEHDEYATLGVKPTSIHKSKTDHKDAVFALADGLTSDMVAESDEPLTLTAD; encoded by the coding sequence ATGAAGAAGCAAGAACTCATTCACCTGCACAGTCTCCTCGCACAAGTACAGCACCACTACGAGGCCGAAGCCGAGACCTCGGTCGAACACGACGAGTACGCGACACTCGGTGTCAAACCGACATCCATCCACAAGTCCAAGACAGATCACAAAGACGCCGTCTTCGCCCTCGCCGACGGACTCACGTCCGATATGGTCGCCGAGAGCGACGAACCGCTGACGCTCACCGCCGACTGA
- a CDS encoding beta-glucosidase family protein: MAPTTPDIDGILAELTRAEKLSLVHGAVDPEGTATGYLPGVERVGVPPFRMVDGPLGVRAEGKRATAFPASLATAATFDPGLAREQAAAMAREATAHGQYSLLAPGVNIIRVPHCGRNFEYLSEDPVLAADISRSLVEGIQSEDVVATVKHFVANNQETHRTTVSADVDERTLRELYLPPFRAAVEAGVGSVMTAYNRVNGTHMSDHERLVGDVLKDEWGFGGYVVSDWYGLETTVGAANAGLDVEMPGIPVEPDEGEFEWPDGIPDATHAGLFGEPLGAAIDDGSVPPERLDDMARRVLGQMARIGLFNDAERTGELDSERHRDVAERVAARGTVLLDNDGVLPLADDADVALVGPHVYEPKLGGGGSSETTPIHAVSPVDGFEARADGSVTVARGVEEIESVSLFDLLPFVEGGREDTESPGPDTDPSLDAAVDAAAEAEVAVVLVRDATTEARDRDSLSLPGRQDELVEAVAAANDRTVVVLRTGGPVETPWRDDVAAVVEQWYPGQADGDALASVLYGDRDPAGRLPVTFAPEETYPTTDERRFPGVDDVARYDEGVFVGYRHFDSADADPTYSFGHGHSYAAFEYGDPRVDDGTVSIRVENVGERPGREVVQAYVRPPEDAPVDRPVRELGGFASVPLSPGESRTVTLTLDELAFSRYDSASGWTVDSGTYTVEIGRSAADIRGTVGVER; this comes from the coding sequence ATGGCACCGACAACGCCCGATATCGACGGGATTCTCGCCGAACTGACCCGCGCGGAGAAGCTATCGCTCGTTCATGGGGCGGTGGACCCCGAGGGCACCGCGACGGGCTATCTACCCGGCGTCGAACGGGTCGGCGTCCCCCCGTTCCGGATGGTCGACGGCCCCCTCGGCGTCCGTGCGGAGGGCAAGCGCGCGACGGCCTTTCCCGCCTCGCTCGCGACTGCGGCGACGTTCGACCCCGGACTCGCACGTGAACAAGCCGCGGCGATGGCCCGCGAAGCCACCGCCCACGGACAGTACTCGCTGTTGGCCCCCGGTGTCAATATCATCCGCGTGCCTCACTGCGGTCGGAACTTCGAGTACCTCTCGGAAGACCCCGTTCTCGCGGCGGACATCAGCCGCTCGCTCGTGGAGGGCATCCAGTCCGAGGACGTGGTTGCGACGGTGAAACACTTCGTCGCGAACAATCAGGAGACACACCGCACGACTGTCAGTGCCGACGTGGACGAGCGAACCCTCCGCGAACTCTATCTCCCGCCGTTCCGCGCCGCCGTGGAGGCGGGCGTCGGGTCGGTGATGACGGCCTACAACCGGGTGAACGGGACGCACATGAGCGACCACGAGCGACTCGTCGGCGACGTGCTGAAAGACGAGTGGGGCTTCGGTGGCTACGTCGTCTCCGACTGGTACGGTTTGGAGACTACCGTCGGCGCGGCCAACGCCGGGTTGGACGTAGAGATGCCCGGCATCCCGGTCGAACCCGACGAGGGGGAGTTCGAGTGGCCCGACGGCATCCCGGACGCGACCCACGCGGGCCTGTTCGGCGAACCGCTTGGCGCGGCCATCGACGACGGGTCGGTCCCGCCCGAGCGACTCGACGACATGGCCAGGCGGGTCCTCGGGCAGATGGCCCGTATCGGCCTGTTCAACGACGCCGAGCGCACCGGGGAACTCGACAGCGAGCGCCACCGCGACGTGGCCGAACGAGTCGCCGCCCGCGGCACGGTCCTGCTCGACAACGACGGCGTCCTCCCGCTTGCCGACGACGCGGACGTTGCCCTCGTCGGCCCGCACGTCTACGAACCGAAACTCGGTGGCGGCGGGTCCTCCGAGACGACGCCCATCCACGCTGTCAGTCCCGTCGACGGCTTCGAAGCACGCGCCGACGGGTCCGTGACCGTTGCCCGGGGTGTCGAGGAAATCGAGTCCGTCTCTCTGTTCGACCTCCTCCCCTTCGTCGAGGGCGGCCGCGAGGATACCGAGTCCCCGGGTCCCGACACCGACCCGTCACTCGACGCGGCCGTCGACGCGGCCGCCGAGGCGGAGGTGGCCGTCGTCCTCGTCCGCGACGCGACGACCGAGGCCCGGGACCGGGATTCGCTCTCGCTACCGGGGCGACAGGACGAACTCGTCGAGGCCGTCGCCGCCGCCAACGACCGGACCGTCGTCGTCCTCCGAACGGGTGGCCCCGTCGAGACGCCGTGGCGCGACGACGTGGCCGCCGTCGTCGAGCAGTGGTATCCCGGACAGGCCGACGGCGACGCGCTGGCGAGCGTCCTCTACGGTGACCGTGACCCCGCCGGTCGCCTCCCCGTCACGTTCGCTCCCGAAGAGACGTACCCGACCACCGACGAACGGCGGTTCCCCGGCGTCGACGACGTGGCCCGCTACGACGAAGGTGTGTTCGTCGGCTATCGTCACTTCGACTCGGCCGACGCCGACCCGACCTACTCCTTCGGTCACGGTCATTCGTACGCGGCGTTCGAGTACGGCGACCCGCGAGTCGACGACGGGACAGTCTCCATCCGCGTCGAGAACGTCGGCGAGCGTCCGGGCCGTGAAGTCGTCCAAGCGTACGTGCGACCCCCCGAAGACGCACCGGTCGACCGTCCGGTCCGCGAACTCGGAGGATTCGCGTCGGTGCCGCTTTCACCCGGCGAATCCCGAACTGTCACGCTCACACTCGACGAACTCGCGTTCTCGCGGTACGATTCGGCGTCGGGTTGGACCGTCGACTCTGGCACGTACACCGTCGAAATCGGTCGGTCCGCCGCCGACATCCGTGGAACGGTCGGCGTCGAGCGCTGA
- a CDS encoding YybH family protein, with translation MSSQETSAEVAVREASDRFYDALEQMANGDPEPMSSVWAHDDNVTTMHPIGGREIGWEEVRGPWSAVAEMSSDGEVTRADQFIRVFEDTAYEIATEKVSMTFAGEPVSLEVRATNVYRLVDDEWKIIHHHTDVDDEFVALLEQSAGN, from the coding sequence ATGTCATCACAAGAGACGAGCGCGGAAGTGGCGGTACGGGAGGCGTCCGACCGGTTCTACGACGCGCTAGAGCAGATGGCCAACGGGGACCCGGAACCGATGTCGAGCGTCTGGGCACACGACGACAACGTGACGACGATGCATCCCATCGGCGGTCGGGAAATCGGCTGGGAGGAGGTGCGAGGGCCGTGGAGCGCCGTCGCAGAGATGTCCTCGGACGGGGAGGTCACGCGGGCCGACCAGTTCATCCGCGTGTTCGAAGACACCGCGTACGAAATCGCCACCGAAAAGGTGTCGATGACGTTCGCAGGGGAACCAGTCAGTCTCGAGGTCAGAGCGACCAACGTGTATCGGTTGGTGGACGACGAGTGGAAGATAATCCACCACCACACCGACGTCGACGATGAGTTCGTCGCGCTCTTAGAGCAGTCGGCCGGCAACTGA
- a CDS encoding MFS transporter yields the protein MLALVGLAELLAMSLWFSASAVAPELTAQWGLTPTESAWLTSAVQIGFVVGAVTSAALTLSDAVPTRYLFAASAFAGAALTATLGLAVDSAGPAIALRFLTGVTLAGVYPPGMKLVAGWFRGRRGLAIGSLVGALTLGSALPHLVRAVGGVGRPQFVLLVAAGLATVGGLLVLGARPGPYQSPAAPFDPGAVRRILTDRATMLANLGYFGHMWELYAVWTWIPVYLAASFAAREGALATPTVAALLAFGTIGIGSLGALVAGVLADDWGRTTVTSASMVVSGSFSVLAGVVFDAPLFVLVPFLAVWGFTIVADSAQFSACVTELAEERYVGTALTLQTAVGFLLTIGSIQLLPVVAARVGWQWAFLPLAVGPAVGTLAMWRLRGSPASRALASGNR from the coding sequence ATGCTGGCACTGGTCGGCCTCGCCGAACTGCTGGCGATGTCGCTGTGGTTCAGCGCGTCGGCCGTCGCCCCGGAACTGACCGCCCAGTGGGGCCTCACGCCGACGGAATCGGCGTGGCTCACCAGCGCCGTCCAGATAGGCTTCGTCGTCGGCGCGGTGACCTCCGCGGCGCTGACCCTGTCGGACGCCGTTCCCACGCGCTATCTGTTCGCCGCCTCGGCGTTCGCGGGCGCGGCGCTCACCGCGACACTCGGCCTCGCCGTCGACAGCGCCGGTCCGGCCATCGCGCTCCGGTTTCTCACGGGTGTCACCCTCGCTGGCGTCTACCCGCCGGGGATGAAACTCGTCGCCGGATGGTTCCGGGGACGGCGCGGCCTCGCCATCGGGTCGCTGGTCGGCGCGCTCACCCTCGGGTCGGCACTGCCGCACCTCGTGCGGGCCGTCGGCGGCGTCGGACGCCCGCAGTTCGTCCTGCTCGTGGCCGCCGGACTGGCGACGGTGGGCGGCCTCCTCGTCCTCGGCGCGCGCCCCGGCCCGTATCAGTCACCGGCCGCACCGTTCGACCCCGGCGCAGTCAGGCGTATCCTCACCGACCGGGCCACGATGCTGGCGAACCTGGGCTACTTCGGCCACATGTGGGAACTGTACGCGGTGTGGACGTGGATTCCCGTCTACCTCGCCGCGAGTTTCGCCGCCCGTGAGGGAGCACTCGCGACGCCGACGGTCGCCGCGTTGCTCGCGTTCGGCACTATCGGTATCGGGAGTCTGGGCGCGCTCGTTGCGGGCGTCCTCGCCGACGACTGGGGCCGGACCACGGTCACGAGCGCCAGCATGGTCGTCAGCGGCAGTTTCTCCGTACTGGCTGGCGTCGTCTTCGACGCGCCGCTTTTCGTGCTGGTTCCGTTCCTCGCCGTCTGGGGGTTCACCATCGTCGCCGACTCCGCACAGTTCTCGGCCTGCGTGACCGAACTCGCGGAGGAGCGCTACGTCGGGACGGCGCTGACCCTCCAGACGGCCGTCGGATTCCTGCTCACCATCGGCTCTATCCAGTTGCTCCCGGTGGTGGCCGCCCGCGTCGGGTGGCAGTGGGCGTTTCTCCCACTCGCCGTCGGCCCCGCCGTCGGGACCCTGGCGATGTGGCGGCTCCGCGGCTCGCCCGCGTCACGCGCGTTAGCTAGCGGGAACCGCTAA
- a CDS encoding 3-keto-5-aminohexanoate cleavage protein, with product MTYEAFLDRAPLVVTAALTGGVHGKEANPNVPETPEEIGEAAGAVEAAGASVVHLHARRPNGERSFATERFQEIDDAVRRHTDDVIIQHSTGGTGAPDADRHRPLRTDPPPEMASLDMGPLNRYDHLTSENTRALVDSLHAEMVDRGIKPELEVFNDGHRNEVYGLLERRDLADPVYATLIFGPGTLTRPRPENFLTAISDLPVGAQFNTLGFGRHQLPFATMGILFGGHVRVGLEDNVYYDRGELAESNAQLVERVVRVADELGRPVATTDEAREILGLSE from the coding sequence GTGACCTACGAGGCCTTTCTCGACCGCGCCCCGCTCGTCGTCACCGCCGCGCTGACCGGCGGGGTCCACGGGAAGGAGGCGAACCCCAACGTCCCCGAGACGCCCGAAGAGATAGGCGAGGCCGCCGGGGCCGTCGAAGCGGCCGGTGCGTCTGTCGTTCACCTGCACGCGCGACGGCCGAACGGGGAGCGGAGTTTCGCCACCGAGCGGTTTCAGGAAATCGACGACGCCGTCCGGCGGCACACCGACGACGTAATCATCCAGCACTCGACGGGCGGGACGGGCGCGCCGGACGCTGACCGACACCGCCCGCTCCGGACCGACCCGCCGCCGGAGATGGCGTCGCTCGACATGGGGCCGCTGAACCGGTACGACCACCTCACGAGCGAGAACACGCGCGCCCTCGTCGACTCGCTCCACGCAGAGATGGTCGACCGAGGCATCAAGCCCGAACTGGAGGTGTTCAACGACGGCCACCGCAACGAAGTGTACGGACTGCTGGAGCGTCGTGACCTCGCCGACCCGGTGTACGCGACGCTCATCTTCGGGCCTGGGACGCTCACGCGCCCGCGCCCGGAGAACTTCCTCACCGCCATCTCGGACCTGCCCGTGGGCGCGCAGTTCAACACGCTCGGGTTCGGCCGCCACCAACTCCCGTTCGCGACCATGGGCATTCTCTTCGGCGGCCACGTCCGCGTCGGCCTCGAGGACAACGTCTACTACGACCGCGGGGAACTCGCAGAGAGCAACGCGCAACTCGTCGAACGCGTGGTCCGCGTCGCCGACGAACTCGGTCGTCCCGTCGCGACCACCGACGAGGCCCGCGAGATTCTCGGACTGTCTGAGTGA